The genomic segment tagtgtaAAAATAATTCATGCTCACAATGGGAAATGAAACaatcaaaatatacataaatatacttttaaatctCTCCTGTCACTAAATCCAAACCCACTTTACTAAGGTGATTACTATTGTATCAGCCTTCTCTCTGCATGTCTACTTTCTTCACTTGCATGCAAACCATACTGAGTGTTTTTATCTGGTAGCTTTTGTTGAACTGCAATGActgtaaattttatatgtaatttaatcATTTTCCAGACAACTTGTGATATAACTTAAATAGTATAAAATCAACacattcaaaatatacaattcGGTGGTTTTTAGAATATTCACAGTTGTGTCTCCAGTACCACAATCAATTACAGATCCTTTTAcctcctcccagccctgcagaaaAATCCATATCCAAAGCCCAGGCCTAAGAAACTACCAATCTATGTTTTAGCTCTAcagatttacctattctgaacattttatgtAATGAAATTATACAACATGTGGCCgtttgtgtctgtcttcttttacTTACCAGAACGTATTCAAAGTTTGAATGAGTCGTAGCTTGTATCAGTACTTAACATCTTTTCCATTGCttaattatattccattgtatggatatatcacaatttatttattagttgGCAACATTTTGGTCCTTCTCGTTTGGATTataatgaataatgctgctacaaacatggtatataagtttttatgtgaacttatgttttcatttctcttaggtatacTGTATACATAGGAGGGGATTGCTGGTTCATGTAATAATAACTTAATGTTCAACAATTTGAGCTACTGATAGCCTGCTTTCTAAAGGAGCTATGTCTCTTAAATCCCCACCAGCGAAGTGTGAGTGTTCCAGTATCTCCATATTCTCATCAACACTAATTATTacctttttaattatggccattctagTGGGTGGGAAATAGTATCTTATTTTTGGGTtgtgtgcatttccctgatggttaatGATATTGAACATGTTTCTATATGCTTATGAGCCTTTTGTATATTATttgtcatattattattttatttattgtttattattatcttattattactaatattattatATTGAGTTACAaccattctttatatattctaaatacaagTCTTTTCCTTGCCAGATGTAAGatttgcaaaaaatttctcccattcgatgagtttcttttcactttcttggtggTGTCCTTAGActcacacatttttaattttgatgatgttcgatttatcttttatttcctctttttgctTGTGCCTTTGGTATCATTTAAGATCGGGTATTTTTACCTaatccaaagtcatgaagatttatacctatgttttcttctaagagttttctaGTGTTAAGTctcacatttaggtctttgatacacgttgaggtaatttttatatgtagTGTGAAGTAGGgatccagctttattcttttgcatatggatagccTATTGTCTCAGCACCACTTGACGAAAAGATAATTTCTCCCCCCACTGAATTATATTAGCACTGTTTTCAAAAACCAATTAACCATAGAAGTGAAGAGTATTGCTGGGCCCTCAATTTTGttctgacttcattctttttaatgctgttgtaagttggatttttaaataacatttgtaTTAATGCATTGACGCTCTATAGAAGCACACtcagtttttgtgttttgatCTTGTAGCCTACCAATGTGCTAAACTCATTTAGTATTAGTAGTTTAGTAGTTGCTAAACTCATTTAGTGTCCAGATAAAATATGCACACTGCTTAGATGTGCATAGTTCTGGAAAACAGGCAGTGCTTGAGCGTCCGTGAAGAGCATTGGGACTACATGGAGCACTCGCAACTTTGAGGTGATGACTACAGGCTCCCGGTTGCAATAGACAGTAACAAACTCTGCTTCTTTGTATTCAAGAGATGTTCTGGACTCACGCAGGGAAACTCGGGCTAGGgaatgaagataattttaaattcaaCAACTCAGAGTCACAGATCCATAGTCTGGGAAAGTAAAACTTAGGAGCTTTGAGGGTTTAATTGTAATGCTGTTTTGGCACAGGACTTTTACAAATTGGAATTCTAATCATTCAGGGATTACCAATATTGTGCTACCTACTGtattaataaacaaaaaggaaactggTCTCTATGAGAATCTCCGTGTGGTGCCTTCAGACAAAACTTCACCAGGTTTAGAGagaaaacccctgtctctacaccTCCATTCCCAGGGCGAGCTCACTCTCTGGCATCAAGTTCCCCGTGGTGAGTTTCCCTGTATAAAGGTCCAAGGGGAGAGGTAgggagtgggaggcagggagcCCAGTTCAGGATCGGGGATTCCAGGACGagtagggaaggggaagaggctgggtgcagccTGGGAGTCTCTCCCTGGTTTCCACAGACAGATACTTGTCCAGGACTCAGGCAGACAGGGTGTCAAAGAGGCTTGGTGTCGGAGAGGGATCAGGATGAAGTCCCAGGTCCTGGGCGTGGCTCTCAGGGCCTCGGGCCTTATCTGCATTGGGGAGGCCCTGGGTTGGGGATTCCCCACTCCCCTAGTTTCACTTCTCTCAACCTGTGTCGGGTCCTTCTTCCAGGATACTCGTGACGCGTCCCCAGTTCCCACTCTCATTGGGTGTCGGATGTCTAGAGAAGCCAATCAGCGTCGCCGCGGTCTCAGTTCTAAAGTCCTCACGCACCCGCCAGGACTCAGAGTCTCCTCAGACGCCGAGATGCGGTCATGGCCCCCGGAaccctcctcctgctgctctcGGCGGCCCTGGCCCTGACCGAGACCTGGGCCGGTGAGTGCGGGGTCGGGAGGGAAACGGCCTCTGCGGGGAGGAGCGAGGGGACCGCAGGCGGGGGCGCAGGGCCCGGGGAGCCGCGCGGGGAGGAGGGTCGGGCGGGTCTCAGCCTCTCCTCGCCCCCAGGCTCGCACTCCTTGAGGTATTTCAGCGCCGGCACGTCCCGGCCTGGCCGCGGGGAGCCCCGCTTCATCTCCGTGGGCTACGTGGACGACACGCAGTTCCTGCGGTTCGACAGCGACGCCGCGAGTCCGAGGATGGAGCCGCGGGCGCCGTGGGCGGAGCAGGAGGGGCCGGAGTATTGGGAAGAGCAGACAGGGCTCGCCAAGAACATCACACAGTTTTTCCGAGTGGGCCTGGGGAACCTGCGCGGCTACTACAACCAGAGCGAGGCGGGTGAGTGGCCCCGGCCCGGGGCGCAGGTCACgacccctccccatcccccacggACGGCCCGGGTCTCCCCGAGTCTCCAGGTCCGAGATCCGCCCCGAGGCCGCGGGACCCGCCCAGATCCTCGACCGGGGAGAGCCCCAGGCGCCTTTACCCGGTTTCATTTTCAGTTGCGGCCAAAATGCCCGGGGTGTGGTCGGGGCGGGACGGGGCTCGGTGGGCGGGGCTGACCGCGGGGGCGGGGCCAGGGTCTCACACCCTCCAGTGGATATACGGCTGCGACCTGGGGCCCGACGGGCGACTCCTCCGCGGGTATCACCAGTTCGCCTACGACGGCAAGGATTACATCGCCCTGAACGGTGACCTGCGCTCCTGGACCGCGGCAGACACGGCGGCTCAGATAACTCAGCGCAAGTGGGAGGCGGCCCGCGAGGCAGAGCAGATGAGAGCGCACCTGGAGGGGACGTGCGTGGAGTGGCTCCGCAGATAcctggagaaggggaaggagacgCTGCAGCGCGCGGGTACCAGGGGCAATGGGGCGCCTTCCCCATCACCTCTAGATAGCCCGGGATGGCCTCCCATGAGGAGGAGAGGAAAATGGGATCAGCGCTATAATGTCGCCCTCCCTTGAATGGAGAATGGCGTGAgttttcctgatttcctctgagggcCCCCTCTGCTCTCTAGGACAATTAAGGGATGACGTCTCTGAGGACATGGAGGGAAAGACAGTCCCTGGAATACTGATCAGGGGTCCCCTTTGGCTCCTGCAGCAACTTTGGGCACCGTGAATTTTTCTCTCAGGCCTTGTTCTCTGCCTCACACTCAATGTGTTTGAAGGTCTGATTCCAGCTTTTCTGAGTCCCTCGGCCTCCACTCAGGTTAGGACCAGAAGTCCCTGTTCCTCCCTCAGAGACTAGAACTCTCCAAGGAATAGGAGATTATCCCAGATGCCTGTGTCCGGGCTGGTGTCTGGATTCCgtgctcccttccccaccccaggtgTCCTGTTCATTCTCAGGGTGGTCACATGGGTGCTGCTGGGGTGTCCCATGAGAGATGCAAAGCGCCTGAATTTTCTGATTCTTCCCATCAGACCCCCCAAAGACACACGTGACCCACCACCCCGTCTCTGACCATGAGGCCACCCTGAGGTGCTGGGCCCTGGGCTTCTACCCTGCGGAGATCACATTGACCTGGCAGCGGGATGGGGAGGAGCAAACTCAGGACACCGAGCTTGTGGAGACCAGGCCAGTAGGAGATGGAACCTTCCAGAAGTGGGCAGCTGTGGTGGTGCCTTCTGGAGAAGAGCAGAGATACACGTGCCATGTGCAGCATGAGGGACTGCCGGAGCCCCTCACCCTGAGATGGGGTAAGAAGGGGAATGAGGGGTCATGTCTCTTCTCAGGGGAAACAGGAGCCCTTCTGGAGCCCTTCAGCAGGGTCAGGGCCCCTcaccttcccctcctttcccagAGCCATCTTCCCAGTCCACTATCACCATCGTGGGCATTGTTGCTGGCCTGGCTGTCCTAGCAGTTGTGGTCACTGGAGCTGTGGTCGCTGCTGtgatgtggaggaggaagagctcAGGTAGGGAAAGGGTGTGGGGTGGGGTCTGGGTTTTCTTGTCCCGCTGGGGATTTCAAACCCCAGGTAGAAGTGTTCCCTGCTTCATTCCTGGGAAGCAGCATCCACACAGGGGCTAACCCAGCCTGGGGCCCTGGGTGCCGGCACTTACTCTTTTGTGCAGCACATGTGACAATGAAGGACAGATGTATCACCTTGATGGTTGTGCTGTTGGGGTCCTGATTCCAGCATTCATGAGTCAGGGCAAGGTCCCTGCTAAGGACAGACCTTAGAAGGGCAGTTGGTCCAGGACACACACCTGCTTTCCTCCTGTTTGCTGATCCTGCCCTGGGTCTGTAGTCATGTTCTGGAAATTTCTTTTGGGTCCAAGACTAGGAGGTTCCTCTTAAGATCTCATGACCCTGCTTCCTCCCAGTCCCCTCACAGGACATTTTCTTGCTACAGGTGGAAAAGGAGGGAGCGACTCTCAGGCTGCGTGTaagtggtgggggtgggagtgtggAGGAGCTCACCCATCCCGTAATTCCTCCTGTCCCACGTCTCCTGTGGGCTCTGACGAGGTCCTGTTTTTGTTCTACCCCAGCCAGCGACAGTGTCCAGGGCTCTGATGTGTGTCTCACGGCTTGAAAAGGTGAGATTCTTGGGGTCTAGAGTAggctgcgggggtgggggtggggcagaggggaAAGGCCTGCGTAATGGAGATTCTTTGATTGGGACGTTTCAAGTGTGTGGTGGGCTGTTCAGAGTGTCATCACTTACCATGACTGACTTGAATTTGTTCATGACTGTTGTTTTCTGTAGCCTGAGATAACTCTCTTGTGTGGGACTGAGATGCAGGATTTCTTTATGCCTCCCTTTTGTGACTTCAAGAGACTCTGGCCTCTCTTTCTGCAAAGGCATCTGAATGTGTCTGTGTCCCTGTTAGCGTAATGTGAGGAGGTGGAGAGACAGTCTACCCCTGTGTCCACTGTGACCCCTGTTCCCACGCTGACCTGTGTTTCCTCCCCAGTCATCTTTCCTGTTCCAGAGAGGTGGGACTGGATGTCTCCATCTCAGTCTCAACTTTATGTGCACTAAGCTGCAACTTCTTACTTCCCTACTGAAAATAAGAATCtgaatataaatttgttttctcaaatatCTGCTATGAGAGGTTGATGGATTAATTAAATAAGTAAACCCTAGAATTTGAGAGAGCAAATAAAGACCTAAGAACCTTCCAGAATCTGCATGTTCACTGTGTTGAATCTGTTGCAGGTGGGGGTGGAGAAGGCTGTGAGGAGCCCAGTGTGGACTGGGCCTGTGCCTAGTTACTGTTCAGTTCTTCATGGACTTTATGTGGTCAGTCCTCAGCTGGGTCACCTCTGCTCCATTGTCCTTGTCCCATCAGTGGAAACTTGTCCAGTGGGAACTGTGACCACAGAGGCTCAGACATCGCCCAGGGTGGCCCCTGAACACGGGGGTCTCTGTGCATTCTGAGACAAATTTTCAGAGCCATTCACCTCCTGCCCTGCTTCTAGAGCTTCTATTCTGCTCTGctctcctgccctctctccctgccctggTTCTTGTGATCTTGGTGCTGAATCCAATCCCAACTCATGAATCTATAAAGCAGAGTCTAATTTAGACTTATATTTGTCTGTGAACTTGGACCCATCATCAAGGACTGTTCTTTCCTGAAGAGAGAACCTGGTTGTGAGCTGCAGTGTGCTGTGGGTGGTGGGCACCAAGGGAGTGACTGACTGTGGAAAagaatgagggcaaggactgAACCCTGGACCTCCAGTTGTAAGGGATGTGATCAGACCACACCCAGAGCAGACTGCACAGTTCTGACCCCAAGTCTAGAGGACACTTAGGCAAGGAACTTCCGTGTGTACAGGGATCACTCGAACGTGGTGCTGAGATCCAGGAAGTCTGGAGTCGAGCTACAGATTCTGTATTTATGACAAGGCTGGAGTTCATGTTGCTGTTCTCCAGATTATACTTGGAGTATCAAGAACAGCAGGATCCCACATGTCTGAGCATCAGCCTCACCTCTAGGGCTTGTTATATAAACGATTCCTTGGTCGTATGCATAATACTCTGAGACTGGGGTTCTGGGGAGTGGCCTGAGTGTTTTCTAAGCCCCCGCCAGCAATCCTGCTGCTCGGCCAGATTGGGACCCACTGAGATCAGAGAGTGcccagggtgggtgggtggagtgGGTTTTCAAACCTGTTTAAAAGAGGATTTTTCTCACAGTATGAAAAGGGAGGATGTGTATCATCAGTTATGAGATGTGACATTCCCTGTTGTTCTCTCCACAGTGGGGTAGAGGCCAGGTAGAGAATTCAGGATGTGGCTCTCGCACAAGGAACACCTCTGAATGCCGCTCTCTGACACTCGTCCACAGACTCATTTCCCACTCACTTCTTGGAGCAAACTATGGAAACCAAATTTCTGTAATGTATACATAAAGTCGTATATCTGGTATTGGGTCTAGTTTTATTGTGGGAAAGGCCACAGAAGCAGGCTGGAACCTACATATCCAGGAACAGAATCCACAGCCCACCCTGGATCAGGTCCCTCCTAGGAACAACTGCCCCTGCTGCTGAGCACAGACGCCACTGCTCACACCTCTGACACCTGGTGCTGGACACTGGACCCTGAGGCCAGGACAGATGTCACTGCTGCACCTGGAAACTGGACATCACTACTGTCACTCagccatctttactaaaatgtGTTCTGTACAGTCCCAGCCTCTCTGTCACCTCATTCTGGCTCAGAGGCTGGCagtgatataggagttaagaaaTTATTTATACAGCTAGTGAGGGTACGGAAggcttttaatgaaaagcagactccaaattattttcttttctaacaaggAGCAGCCTGTAATATCAAGCTTCAGACATAGACAAgtaagctggaagcttgcacaggtgaatgctggcagctgtgcGAATAGGAATCGGGTACCTGGGACTGGGCATGATCACAATGGCgactccatcttcccttctctttgccaggCACGTttacagtaaggagcagacaacaTGGCGCCGGCCAAGTGGCAAGCCCATTTGCATAATAGGATGAGGGTGGGGTGAACAGCCTTCCACTTGCACTATGTAAAtatcacacctggtccaaccaaccTGTGGGCCCTACATAAATCAGACACCATCTCCTCAAGCCTGCCTGTAAAATCGGATGCACTCCCATTCCAGGCCGGAATTCCCTTTTGGGTGCCCCTCTATCTCACAAGAAGAGAATTGTTcccctttgtctttcttttgcctattcagCCCTTTGCTCCTAAACTCACTCCTCGTGTGTCAGTGTCCTTAATCTTCTTGGCGTGAGATGACACACCCTTAGTATTTACCTAGGACAATGACACCTCTTCAGCAGGTGGTCATCGGACTGGTGGAGCTTAAGACGCATGTCCATGATCAACTGCAGGGTGACTGGAGTGTTGTCCTCTTCCAAGGAGGGAGGTGGTGTCTGTCTTCTCTCAACATTTTGCAtgttgtaaaccaaaaataaacatcaAAGC from the Macaca mulatta isolate MMU2019108-1 chromosome 4, T2T-MMU8v2.0, whole genome shotgun sequence genome contains:
- the LOC100424348 gene encoding LOW QUALITY PROTEIN: HLA class I histocompatibility antigen, alpha chain G (The sequence of the model RefSeq protein was modified relative to this genomic sequence to represent the inferred CDS: inserted 1 base in 1 codon) gives rise to the protein MXVMAPGTLLLLLSAALALTETWAGSHSLRYFSAGTSRPGRGEPRFISVGYVDDTQFLRFDSDAASPRMEPRAPWAEQEGPEYWEEQTGLAKNITQFFRVGLGNLRGYYNQSEAGSHTLQWIYGCDLGPDGRLLRGYHQFAYDGKDYIALNGDLRSWTAADTAAQITQRKWEAAREAEQMRAHLEGTCVEWLRRYLEKGKETLQRADPPKTHVTHHPVSDHEATLRCWALGFYPAEITLTWQRDGEEQTQDTELVETRPVGDGTFQKWAAVVVPSGEEQRYTCHVQHEGLPEPLTLRWEPSSQSTITIVGIVAGLAVLAVVVTGAVVAAVMWRRKSSVPSQDIFLLQVEKEGATLRLRPATVSRALMCVSRLEKWGRGQVENSGCGSRTRNTSECRSLTLVHRLISHSLLGANYGNQISVMYT